The genomic DNA CGGGTAGAGTTGACCGCGAAGCAATAACCGACGAAAGAGGGGCACCTATGATCGATCGGGGCACGTGCAAGACCATGCTGCGCGAGAGCGCGCGACTCATGCTGGAGCATGCCGAGCGCTTAAGCGACATCGACTCCCGGTTCGGCGACGGCGACCACGGCATCACCGTTACGAAGATCGCCAAGCTCGTGAACGAGCGCATCGAGGCGTGGGACGACGCCTCCATCAAGGACTTCCTCGACGATCTGGGCATGGACGTCATGGCCGTGCGCGGCGGCTCCGCGGGCCCGCTGTACGGCACGCTCATCGGCGGCCTGGGCGCCCAGCTCGGCGACGACGAGAACGAGCTTTCCGCCGACGCCGTGCGCCGCATGTTCGCCGGCTGCCTGGCCGAGATGCAGGATATCACCACGGCGCAGGTGGGCGACAAGACCATGATGGACGCCCTGATCCCCGCCGTGAAGGCCGCGCAGGCGTGCGCCGCCCCGGACGACGGCCCCGTCGACGTGCTCATGGCCGCGGCCGAGGCCGCGGAGGAGGGCGCCCGGGCATCCGAGGGCTTCGCTTCCAAGTTCGGCCGCGCGCGCAGCTACGGCGATCGGACCATCGGAACGCCCGATGCGGGAGCCGTGTCCACCTCGCTGTTCTTGCGCGGGCTGGCGAACGGCGCCTCGCTGCCGCGCTCGTAGGGAACCCGGCCTGCCGCATCGCGCGGCGGGCCTTTCTTTTCCGGCTGTCAAACGACTGAGGAGGAGCACCATGCAGATGAAGAAGTTCATCAACGACCCCGACAACCTCACCGCGGAGCTGCTCGAGGGCCTGGCCCTGGCCAACCCCGACATTCTCGAGCTGGGCGAGGACAACATGGTCATCAACAAGAAGCTGGCCGAGGCCGACCGCGTGACCATCGTGACGCAGGGCGGCAGCGGCCACGAGCCGGCCATCGAGGGCTTCGTGGGCGAGGGCATGGTGGACATCGACGTGGTGGGCGACATCTTCGCCGCGCCCGGCCCGCAGGCCTGCGTCGACGCCATCAAGCTGGCCGACAAGGGCAAGGGCGTGCTCTACATCGTGCTCAACCACGCCGGCGACATGCTGACGGGCAACATGACCATGAAGCAGTGCAAGAAGCAGGGCCTCAACGTGGTCAAGGTGGTCACGCAGGAGGACGTGTCGAACGCCCCGCGCGAGAACGCCGACGACCGCCGCGGCCTCGTGGGCTGCATCCCCACCTACAAGATCGCCGGCGCCGCGGCCGCCGAGGGCAGAAGCCTCGAGGAGGTGGCGGCCGTCGCACAGCGCTTCGCCGACAACATGGCGACGCTGGCCGTGGCCGTGCGCGGCGCCACGCATCCGCAGACGGGCACGCTGCTGGCAGAGCTCGGCGACGACGAGATGGAAATCGGCATGGGCCAGCACGGCGAGGAGGGCGGCGGCCGCCAGCCCCTGAAGTCTGCCGACGAGACGGCCGCCATTATGGTGAACGCGCTCGTGAAGGACATCGGCATCGAGCCGGGCGAGCGGGTCATGCTCATCATCAACGGCTCGGGCGCCACCACGCTCATGGAGCAGCTCATCGTGTACCGCGCCGCGGTCAAGGAGCTGGCGAAGCAGGACATCGAAGTGGTGGCGAACTTCGTGGGCGAGATGCTGACCGTGCAGGAGCAGGCCGGGTTCCAGATGTTCATGGCGCGCATGGACGACGAGCTGCTGCGCCTATGGAACGCCCCCTGCACCACGCCGTACCTGAAGAAGTAGGGGAGGCCCATGCTCGTATCTTTGAGAACCGTCCTCGCCTGGGCGGAAGAGAACGACTGCGCGGCCGCCGCCTTCGACACGCCGAACCTCGAGCTTTTGCTCGCGGCCATCGGCGCGGCCGAGGAACGCGACGAGCCGGTCATCATCCAGCACGCGCAGCTGCACGAGGAGGAGACGTCCATCGACGTGATCGGCCCCATCATGGTGGCGCGCGCCGAGGCCTCGCGCGTTCCCGTGTGCGTGATGCTCGACCACGGCGAGGATATCGACTACGTGCGCCGCGCCCTCGACCTGGGGTTCTCGGCCATCATGATCGACGGCTCGCAGCTTCCCTACGAGGAGAACGTGGCGTTGACGCTGGGCGCGGTGGAGCTGGCCCACGAGTACGGCGCCGACGTGGAGGCCGAGATCGGCTTCACCACGGGCCACGAAGGGCTCGAGAACGCCGACGACGACCGGGAGAACGTGTACACCGACCCCGACGAGGCCGCGCGCTTCGTGGCCGACACGGGCATCGACGCCCTCGCGGCCAGCGTGGGCACGGTGCACGGCTTCTACCGGGCCGAGCCGAACCTCGATTTCAAGCTGATCGAGGAGCTGCGCATCCGCTGCGGCGTGCCGCTCGTCATGCACGGGGGCAGCGGCCTGTCGTGCGAGGACACGCGGGCGGCCATCCGTGCCGGCATCCGCAAGATCAACTACTTCAGCTACATGAGCAACGCGGGCGTGCGCGCCGTCGAGGCGCTCATCGCCGAAGAGCACCCGAAGTA from Eggerthella lenta DSM 2243 includes the following:
- a CDS encoding DAK2 domain-containing protein; translated protein: MIDRGTCKTMLRESARLMLEHAERLSDIDSRFGDGDHGITVTKIAKLVNERIEAWDDASIKDFLDDLGMDVMAVRGGSAGPLYGTLIGGLGAQLGDDENELSADAVRRMFAGCLAEMQDITTAQVGDKTMMDALIPAVKAAQACAAPDDGPVDVLMAAAEAAEEGARASEGFASKFGRARSYGDRTIGTPDAGAVSTSLFLRGLANGASLPRS
- a CDS encoding class II fructose-bisphosphate aldolase; this translates as MLVSLRTVLAWAEENDCAAAAFDTPNLELLLAAIGAAEERDEPVIIQHAQLHEEETSIDVIGPIMVARAEASRVPVCVMLDHGEDIDYVRRALDLGFSAIMIDGSQLPYEENVALTLGAVELAHEYGADVEAEIGFTTGHEGLENADDDRENVYTDPDEAARFVADTGIDALAASVGTVHGFYRAEPNLDFKLIEELRIRCGVPLVMHGGSGLSCEDTRAAIRAGIRKINYFSYMSNAGVRAVEALIAEEHPKYFHALANAATAAMQADAEAAMDMFSMVPSA
- a CDS encoding dihydroxyacetone kinase subunit DhaK — encoded protein: MQMKKFINDPDNLTAELLEGLALANPDILELGEDNMVINKKLAEADRVTIVTQGGSGHEPAIEGFVGEGMVDIDVVGDIFAAPGPQACVDAIKLADKGKGVLYIVLNHAGDMLTGNMTMKQCKKQGLNVVKVVTQEDVSNAPRENADDRRGLVGCIPTYKIAGAAAAEGRSLEEVAAVAQRFADNMATLAVAVRGATHPQTGTLLAELGDDEMEIGMGQHGEEGGGRQPLKSADETAAIMVNALVKDIGIEPGERVMLIINGSGATTLMEQLIVYRAAVKELAKQDIEVVANFVGEMLTVQEQAGFQMFMARMDDELLRLWNAPCTTPYLKK